The genomic stretch TGTCTGCAGTCGCTAACTGTGCCACAACCACGATGCATTCTCTCTTTTGGATTTTCTTTTGCGAGTAACCGTAACCTTCACTCGCCATCTTTTGCAACCTCGTCGGTATGGATTCGCCTGCAAAGAGCGAGGCATCTAATCGCAAGCCGGTCCCTGCGGCGGGAACATCGACACTTACGCCTGAGCGCGAGCTTACCAGCACGCTCATTCCTAATGCTTTCCTCGTCTTTACCCTGTTGTCGGTCTACTTTATCTCATGGCCGTTACGCTGGGCCATCTCTGGGGCTCCCCAGTTGGTCTATGCCGTCCTACTTGGCGAAGCGTATGGCCATCGCATCTTACCCTTTGTACCCGTTTGGACCATATTTACGACTGTCAATCTGATGTACGCAGTGTGTGCAACGTCATGGCTACTCTACTGGGTCTTCAGCGCTTGTTGCTGGCCTACACTCTTCATTGCCTGCCTCTTCCAATTTGAGGCACCTGCTGCACTCGCACGCCGTACTCTGCGGAAGACGTTCCTGCGAGACCTGCACTTCATCAACGACCAAATCGCCTTCTTTGATCTTCCGGCTCTGGAAATCGACACTGAAGTTAAAGGGCTGTTCGTTATACGTGGCGTCACATTGTCCATCTCGACCATGACACTCGTAGCTCATGGCGTCGAGGCCGGCATCAAGCTTTCGGATGACATTGAGCTCGGTATCCAAGTTGATAGAGTTACCGTACCCTTATTCCGAGAAATTACCGTGGACGATGTGTACGCCAATGTCAAAGGTGGCGAATGGGAAGTCACCTTCGGCGATGTCGCGTATGGGATTCCGGAACCAGATGACGATGATTCAGTCGTGGTCACCAATACGGCCATTCTCAGAGCCGCAACACAGAAGGGTGGGATGAGCGGGCGACCCGCTGACCTTGTCAGAAATCTTACGGCAGGCAAGAAGCCTACTGAAGCTGAAGATGCCGCGTCCGCATTCTCATCAGTGAAAAAGGTTGCACCGGATGAAGAGCAAGCGCACACGAAATACAAAGAGCTCCTCGACTATATTAACAGTACGAGTGCGATTACAAAAGCGAAAAAGCAGCTGATAGAGGCATCGAGAGCACGCAACGAAGCATCGACTGACGAAGATAGGGATAGAGAGGGCAGAGATGGGAGGGAAAGCAGAAGGCGAATCAAGGAACACGCTGGAGTTCGCCTGGATATTGACAACATGGATGACTTTCGAGCCGCAATCTGTACCCAAATCCATGGAGAGCCTTCGATACCCCACCCGCCTTCAAAGTCAATCAGAGTTTCGACGCTTCGCAAGACATCATATCCAAACGTGAAGAAGTTCCTGCATCGGCTGCCATTTCTCTATCGACTTATGCTCAGCCCCATTTGTTATTTCCATCCGGTCAAATTCAAGTCCATCACAGCGGCTGGCTCAGGAAAATGGTTCACTGCTCTGATGCAGCAGTACTTCTTCAAACACTACTCATCGCAAGATGCAGAAATTCGCAGGCTCGAGGCGCGAATATCGGCCTGGTGTGCGGATGCCAACTTTGCTGTGGAATTTGGACAGATGCAAAGCGAGGCTCATTTCCCTATTAATACCAACTACAGCATCCAAACGCACTTAAAGATTTCCGATGTCATGGCCTACAGAGTCCTCCCGGATGCTGTCGAACTCAAGCAGGTGGTCCGACTGGGAGGAGCGGATGCTGTGCTTACCATACCAATGTTCCTGTTTCCTCATCACGAGCACATATTCCCAGCCAAATACAGTGACTTTGAGCTGCTTGAAATGGAATCGGAAATCAACGAAGCTGATCCTACGCCAAAGCAAGTTCAGTCGAAGAAAGAACTGGAAAGGCTCAAGAAGGACGAGGCGTGTATGCATGTCAGCGCACACGCGCACTTGCCAGCTCAGTTTCACCAGGATCTGCTCAACTTTGTGGCCGCGATTGTCAAAGCTACCAAAGTCATTGAGTCAGACAGAGATTTCGAAGAAGCAAAAGTGCTGCGCGAGCTGAAGCGTGTCAGCACCAACATGTCCGACAGCGAAGCGAGCAGCCTTGCATCAGTCAATACCAACAACACTGAAGCTTCACAGACGACGGTGAACGGCAACGAGGACAAGAGTTTCAAGGCTTTTCTCAAGAAGGTCGACACGGGATTCAAGGAAGCCTCTAACAAGACCATGGTGGGCATGCGCAAAGCTGGTCAGAACACGGTGCATGCAATGGCCAATGATCGCTGGATCGCGCGGCTGGGTGGGTAAAGTGACTAGGAAGTTGGAAAAGGCACAAGGCGAAGTGGGATACAGTATAGACGTACCTATCGCTCTGGCCAAATACCGTGAGCGACATGAATTGGAACAGAAGCTTCTGCCATAGAGGCTATCGAAAGGCGTTGGCGAAATTGGACTGCTATATGATACCCGGTTAGGCTCTATGTTGGGCGATTGTTGCGCTTCCAGACACTCTTTCTCTATAGTTTAGTATGAATATCATCAGGTTGTTTATGATGAGGCAAGTATGAATACCTATACTGGACCAGTTTTGGAAGAGATTACATTGTATTTCACACGACATGGAGAGACAAGAACTGAGTGCCCACATATGTGGAGATTGATCTTACTTGACAGTGTAGGTAAGCGCCTAATAAgcgtgtctggcgactaccGTTGCCTTTTgacactagtatgtcaagtatttcgACACACCCGGGTGCCGCCAAGGCCGACGAGCAAGCTGGGGAGTAACGTTGCGGGCTAACGTACTGACGCGAGAAAGTTCCCGCTAAGTTACCACGCTACTGCGCTAACTTACTTCACCCACATCTGCCGCCTCCGCTTCGACAAACTTCTCTCGTCATAGGCAAAACACAACAATGCTCTCAAGAAGCGCATTGTGCCCCGCGAGGGCCTTTGCGAAGCGTTTTCCGCCTGGCATAGCGGCATCGTCGTCAATTGCGGGAACAGCATCGTTGTCGACATGTGTGCGCACACGACGGAATGGACGGAGCCTGGCGACCATGATACACGCCACACGCCATGCCTCGACATCGTCCACGACGACAGCTACTTCATCGACGCCTGCaaccaacaacaacagcaatAACAACTCGCCCGGTGCCCAGCCGCAACTCACGTGGGATGCCTTCTTCGCGCTGCGCCGCACGCGGCGGCGCATTGGGCAAGCCTGCTCTGGAGTCGGTGCCGTGGGTGTGACGTACTTTGGTCTCACCACCATGATCAACAACGGGTACGATGCGACACTCTCTGCACAACTGGGGGGCTTTGACCCGCTGATGCTCATGGGACTGAGTACCTTGGGCATGATGGCTGCGGGCTGGCTGGTAGGGCCCGTGTTTGGCAACATGGTCTTCAACTTGGCGTACAGAGGGGTTGTGGGCGAGTTCACTAGGGTATGTTGAAATCTACTTTCACGCCTTGGACTCTGAACATGGCGTGATTGGGGTATACTGTGTTTGTCGACAGGTTGCTGACGGCTCTATGCCTTGAATAGAAAGACTCGGCCTTTTTCAACAGAATCAAGCAGCACCGTGTCGATCCTACGGCGTCATCGCTGGCGAACCCGCCCCCGGATTACTATGGCGAGAAGATTGGGAGCGTGGCGGGATATAGGAGGTGGCTGAAGGATCAACGTGCGTTTAATCTCAAGACGGGGAGGTATAAGGCGACCAAGGCGTCTGAGTCCAAGGCTTTGTGAGCACTGACGAGATTGTGTATGGTGGTCATATGGCCAGAATGGGCCGAGTGAAAAGTAACAACGAGGCTGGTGGATGCATCCAAGACGTGACCTGCAAGGAGGACGACACGTCGGGATCCATTAACATGACGAGCATGGTATGATATATGACAGGATAAAACAAGACGAGAAAGATGGTACACTTGATGCATAACGAAAAAGTTTAGTCATGTCAAACTCTCTCTCCCCCTGTCTCAGCGCCACATGCCATCAGGTAACAACACTTGCGAGGCTGAGCATATGGCCTTGTCCGTGGGCTCGACGATAGCTATGACTTGTCTCTGAAGAATGCCTAAGCTGTACAGCTAAACACTGGGAGCAGCAATGAGCTAGACAAGGGACACGTAGGCTAAATGTATAAAGACCAGATATTCTTACGACCGCAGAAAGGTTTCCTTATCCACATCTGGCACATGATGGCTCCAACACGTCGACCAACCTCACTCACTATACCCATCGCCACCACTCCTTCGTGGCGTGCCATCCGTCCCCCAACACCAAGACGAGCGACTTATACGTCTATATCCAGCATCGCACGCCCCAAATATGACGCACCGCCAATTCCACCTTTGTCGTACTGGGATCCCGACACTCCATCACCGTTTGCGAGCACCGCATCCCCTTCAACACCATTGAATTATTTCCTCCTATTTCCACACCAACTCGCTACGAGCCCGTGTGCTTTCTTTCCCAAAGCATCGCCGCTGCTCCCAGCCTCCCCGCTGTCAATTTTCGATCAAGTTTTGTCCCCGGCTGCGCCTACGTCCCTCGTGTTACGCACACCTACGCGAACCTCTACGAAGAAGACATTTCTTTTCCCAGCCTCTCCATTATCGCCACGCTTCATGTGTCCTCGGACACCGCCTTCTTGCCCGGATACCCGGCTAAGGAAGGCATTGACTTGTAGCGTTGTGATGGTCATGGCGGAGCGGAAGGGAAGTGTGGCCAGTATGGCGAGGATGAGAGACACAATGAAACCAGATTCTCACAAACAGTCCCTGTTCTTAAAGAAAAAAGAAAATATGAGTCACCCGAAGACTATGGATAAGAAGGGGAGAGGCACTGAGTGCCAGTTGAAGGGGCTTTGGAAACGACTGTTTAGGAGAGGAAGGgagtgaagaagaaaggGCTGGTGTCGCTGAGCCCAGTCCAGATCAAGTTACGCTAGTTCAATCCCCTGTCGTCCAGAAACTACACATTCCCAAGTTCGTTGATGAGTAGTTACAAGTAGGCGTTAATTTGGCACGATTTACGCGCTTATTTTTGTAAACCAAATTCTTCAATGGAAGCCGCAAAGCGACTTGAATCTCGAATGCGGGCGAGAGCGTAGCCCGTCGACATGATAAATCAATTCCATGATTGATAATGGGGTGGGGTATGTTCAGACCAGTCATGTTGTGGGTAGCACATGGTACATAGATGATAAAAAACATAACGGTCAAGTTATGCAAAACGGAGGCGTTTCTCTCGGCGAGTTGAATCATTCGGCATACATACAAGAACCAACAGCTCGGTGGTACCGGCTGTATTGTGCTTGATGCTACGGCAGCTTGTGCAGCGGCAAAGCCGGTCGGTGGGCCTAGCGCAAGACGAGCGGCATCAGGCACGTCAGGCAAAGAGCAGAGCTTCATGGATATTGATAATGCGTGATCTGACGAATACGCGTAGAGGGGCGTCACAGTCGGTCGTGTGCTGAGGTTATCTGGAAAGAGGACCAAGTGGATGCGGTGGGCCGTGGACGCGGATCCAGGCACCCCAACATGCGACGCTTGGACAGGTGGTTATCAGTGGAGCAGCGCTAAATGACGAACAGACGAGCGTTTGCAATTCAAATTTGACATGCTGCCGCAGCTGCAGCGATAAAGGAAGGATTCGAGTGGAGCCTTGGTACCTGCAGGCACGTTCCGTCACCAAGCTGTCGGATCATGACAAGAGTCGAATGGACCAAGGACCAAGTACAAGAATCAAAAGTCCAACATCAAGCCTGTTTGGCAGTTTGGCAAATTCCGGCGCTAAGGCGGTTGGGACGTGGGCGGGAGAGTAGTGTGGCGCGGCATTTGTGATTGGCAGATAGTGGTGGTTATGGTGTGTCGCGACGCCGTTGTACATATCGTTGGCGGCATGGTTTGCCATGGATCTGGATCGTCATCTAGTTTGCCATGACATGTCAGATAGAACAGGCGCGGTGTCGGCCTCTTGTACAGATATCTC from Pyrenophora tritici-repentis strain M4 chromosome 1, whole genome shotgun sequence encodes the following:
- a CDS encoding putative presequence translocase-associated motor subunit Pam17 — translated: MINNGYDATLSAQLGGFDPLMLMGLSTLGMMAAGWLVGPVFGNMVFNLAYRGVVGEFTRKDSAFFNRIKQHRVDPTASSLANPPPDYYGEKIGSVAGYRRWLKDQRAFNLKTGRYKATKASESKAL